One window of the Bacteroidia bacterium genome contains the following:
- a CDS encoding lipocalin family protein: MKKNIFLFSMILFGIHTAFGQTTAVKDELTVKEKMLCKTWTMVSSEQFGVAEQATAAEKKDGISFSENRTVTLTREGKTEQGTWKTNKNQTYIYISIDNSKDKILFKLISVSENELVYEYQDPELIRTAYTFAASKK, encoded by the coding sequence ATGAAAAAAAATATCTTTCTTTTTTCGATGATTCTTTTCGGAATACACACTGCATTTGGGCAAACCACTGCCGTAAAAGACGAACTAACTGTCAAGGAAAAAATGCTTTGTAAAACATGGACGATGGTTTCATCGGAGCAATTTGGAGTGGCGGAACAAGCTACTGCCGCAGAAAAAAAGGATGGAATCAGCTTTTCGGAAAATAGAACCGTAACGCTTACGCGAGAAGGGAAAACAGAGCAAGGCACTTGGAAAACCAATAAAAACCAAACCTATATTTATATTTCGATTGATAATTCGAAAGATAAAATACTCTTTAAACTCATCAGCGTCAGCGAGAATGAACTTGTGTATGAATATCAAGATCCGGAACTTATCCGTACAGCTTATACTTTTGCGGCTTCGAAAAAATAA